Proteins found in one Thalassomonas actiniarum genomic segment:
- a CDS encoding flagella assembly protein FlgT, translating to MRQWLVIFALVVSSFSVNSQWYETQGQAFVLDNDKATARTLAMENALKKALLVAGASVSSIQQVVNGLLLQDELSIRASGSVNSIEIIDESYSGNQVNITIRADIFPQEKQCFSADFRKSLLLTKSNLIHREQANIGEIYALDAMLMKVLSKKIKSDSQYIKTKLALKNKTNFSRLNQSLAYEEIKALSMSLADLTDSQYILFTEIADLSFANENNNQWQFWQENMYDRHLGLSFYLYNGINGEMILEKQYQRKAPWSFGRRQVVDLAGRDFWQSHYGLMTEQTLNEFVRLLDENMMCEPTRGKIVKVSGNELTFNLGSQHGVKIGDEFSLLHLNNFQADNGKQYAGFNVSSYKVKVTQVNRQSASATTTDDHLLGNIQINDLVVRY from the coding sequence ATGCGTCAATGGCTAGTTATATTTGCTTTAGTTGTATCAAGTTTTTCCGTGAACAGCCAGTGGTATGAAACGCAGGGGCAAGCTTTTGTCCTTGATAATGATAAGGCCACTGCACGGACCCTGGCGATGGAGAATGCCCTGAAAAAAGCCCTGTTAGTCGCAGGAGCTTCGGTATCTAGCATTCAGCAAGTCGTAAACGGTTTACTGTTACAGGATGAACTGAGTATCAGGGCCAGCGGCAGCGTTAATTCCATCGAAATAATTGATGAGAGCTATAGCGGTAACCAGGTAAACATCACTATCCGGGCGGATATCTTTCCACAGGAAAAACAATGCTTTTCTGCTGACTTTAGAAAGTCCCTGCTATTGACCAAAAGCAACTTAATACACAGGGAGCAGGCAAATATCGGAGAGATCTATGCCCTTGACGCTATGTTAATGAAAGTACTCTCTAAAAAAATAAAATCAGACAGCCAGTATATAAAAACCAAGCTCGCCCTTAAAAACAAAACCAATTTCTCCAGACTTAACCAGAGCCTGGCATACGAAGAAATTAAAGCCCTGAGTATGTCGCTGGCGGATCTCACCGACAGTCAGTACATACTGTTTACAGAAATAGCCGACTTATCTTTTGCCAATGAAAATAACAACCAATGGCAGTTTTGGCAGGAAAACATGTATGACCGTCACTTGGGCTTATCTTTCTATCTATATAACGGCATCAACGGCGAGATGATCCTGGAAAAACAATATCAAAGAAAAGCTCCCTGGAGCTTTGGCCGCCGCCAGGTAGTAGATTTAGCCGGGAGAGATTTCTGGCAAAGCCACTATGGCTTAATGACAGAGCAAACCCTGAATGAATTTGTCCGCCTGCTTGATGAGAATATGATGTGTGAGCCCACCCGGGGTAAAATCGTCAAGGTCAGCGGTAATGAACTCACCTTCAATTTAGGCAGCCAGCACGGTGTTAAGATTGGTGATGAATTTTCCTTATTACACCTGAATAATTTTCAAGCGGATAACGGTAAACAATATGCCGGCTTTAATGTCAGCTCTTATAAAGTCAAAGTCACTCAGGTTAACCGGCAAAGTGCGAGCGCCACCACAACCGATGATCATTTACTGGGCAATATCCAGATAAACGACCTGGTTGTCCGTTATTGA